The nucleotide sequence ATGGATCTTCAACTTTATCGTTTCTCAGACCTTCCCAATGATGATGGATAATGACTATCTCTTCAATACGTATCATGGAGCATTTCCATTCTGGGTATATGGTTTTATGTGTTTGTTGACCATTCTTTTTGTTTGGAAGTATGTACCAGAAACAAAAGGAAAGTCTTTAGAGGAAATGGAAACTCTTTTCAAGTAATAGATCATTGCCTCATTTGAATGAGTAAGATAATTACAGCGATCAAAAAAATAATTTAATACGATGCAGTTTTTAGGTTTAGATATCGGAAGTTCATCAGTAAAAGTATCAGTTACTGATGAAATCGGAAAAGTGATAGTATCCGCTCAATATCCTGAAAAGGAAATGAAAATTGATGCTCCTCAGCCAGGTTTTGCAGAGCAAGATCCTGAAATGTGGTGGGATGCTATCAAAAAAGCAATTGAACAACTAAAGAAAGATCCTGCATTCAAAGGAGATGAACTTGGTGCTATTGGTATCACTTACCAAATGCATGGGTTAGTGATTGTTGATAATAAGAAAGAAGTGATCCGACCTTCTATTATCTGGTGTGATAGTAGAGCAGTTGAAATTGGTCAAGAAGCATTTGAGGCCATTGGAGAAGCAAACTGTTTAAAGCAGTTTATGAATTCTCCTGGAAACTTTACTGCATCAAAATTGAAGTGGGTAAAGGAAAATGAACCAGAGAACTTCAAAAAAATACACAAATTTATGTTACCTGGAGACTATATCAACATGAAGTTGACAGGAGAAATAAATACAACTATATCAGGTTTATCTGAAGGTATTTTATGGAACTTCAAGCACAACAGACTGAATACCGAGCTCCTAGAGCATTATGGAATACCATTCAATTTAGTGGCTGATTATAAAGAGGTGTTTACGGAACATGGTAAAGTTTCTTCACAAATCGCATTAGAATTAGGTATTAAAGAAGGAATTCCTGTTACGTATAAAGCAGGAGATCAACCCAATAATGCTTTTTCTCTAAATGTCGTTAACCCAGGTGAAATTGCAGCTACAGGTGGAACTTCTGGAGTTGTTTATGGGGTAACTGATGAAGTAAAATACGATCCAAAATCAAGAGTAAATCCATTTGCTCATGTAAATCATACTGAAGATACTCTTCGATTAGGTGTTTTATTATGTATCAATGGTACAGGTATTGCAAATTCTTGGCTCCAAAAAAATATTGCAGGCAATATGGATTATGAGGCAATGAATGTTGCAGCAGTAAAATCACCTATTGGAGCCAAAGGGGTAGTGTACCTACCGTTTGGTAATGGTGCTGAAAGAGTTTTGGAAAACAATAATGTTGGAGCGCACTATCTAAACTTAGACTTTAATAGACATTCTACAAACGAACTGATTAGAGCCACGCAGGAAGGAATCGTATTTTCATTCCAATATGGTATAGAAGTGATGCAAGAAATGGGCTTAAAACCAGCTGTAATTAGAGCAGGTTATGCCAATATGTTTATGAGTCCATTGTTCAGACAAACATTGGCAAACATCACAGGTGCTCCAATTGAATTATTAGATACAGATGGAGCAAGAGGTGCAGCGATAGGTGGAGCAGTAGGTGTTAAACACTTTTCATCATTAGAAGATGCATTCCAATCATTGAATGTGATCGAAACAATATATCCAAATATCGATGAGGTAGAAGAAACAAAACTAGCCTATCAAAATTGGAAAAAAATGCTTTTAAATATTTTAGATAAAGAGCCTCAAATGGTTTAATCTAGTTCATCAAATAATATAAAATCGATAGTTATGAAATTCTTTATTGACACAGCAAACTTAGGTGATATCGCACAAGCATATGACATGGGTATCTTGGACGGTGTAACTACTAACCCTTCTTTAATGGCTAAAGAAAATATAGTAGGTAATGCTAATATCAAGGCACACTATGCTAAAATCTGTGATATCGTAGAAGATAAGGTAAGTGCTGAGGTATTATCTACTGATTTGGAAGGAATGATCAAAGAAGGTGAAGAACTTGCAGCTATCTCTCCAAAAATCGTTGTAAAAATACCAATGATTAAAGATGGTTTAAAAGCAATCAAACATTTTTCGAAAAAAGGGATCCGTACAAACTGTACATTAATTTTTTCTGCAGGTCAAGCGCTTCTAGCGGCAAAAGCAGGAGCAACTTATGTATCACCTTTTATCGGTAGATTAGATGATGTATCACAAGATGGTATGTTACTAATTGAAGAAATCAAAGAAATTTTCTCTCAATATCCTGAGTTGAACACAGAAATTCTTGCAGCATCTGTACGTCATACAATGCACCTATTGAAATGTGCAAAAGTAGGAGCAGATGTAGCAACATGTCCTCTATCAGTTTTTGAAGCACTATTAAACCACCCTCTAACAGACAAAGGGTTGGCTCAGTTTATAGAAGCGGCGAAAACGATGCAAGAGGAATCGGCTTTAGTATAAACTTTAATTCCATGGGAAAGGAGGTCTTCTTTGATGGCCTTTTTTCTCTTTTTTTATATCAATGAAACCCAGCAAATAAGATCATTATCTGATCATTTCAACTAATTATATACCGAAATAAGATGAAAAATATTAATACACAGGCAGCTGATAATATTAGAATATTAGCAGCAGCGATGGTAGAAAAAGCAAAATCTGGCCACCCAGGAGGTGCGATGGGCGGAGCAGATTTTATTGAAATTTTATATAGTGAATTTTTAAATTTTGATCCTAAAGACCCTTCATGGCATGCAAGAGATCGTTTCTTTTTAGATCCTGGTCATATGTCGGCGATGCTTTATGGACAATTGTCTTTATTGAACTGTTTCTCAATGGAAGAGTTAAAACAATTTAGACAGTGGGGGAGCCCAACTTCAGGTCATCCAGAAGTTGATGTGCACAGAATGATAGAAAACACTTCAGGTCCTCTTGGGCAGGGACACGTTTTTGCGGTAGGTTCTGCTATTTCAGAGCGTTTTTTACAAAGTCGTTTTGGTAAAACTGTAGAGCATAAAACTTATGCATATATATCAGATGGCGGTATTCAAGAGGAGATATCACAAGGAGCAGGTAGAATCGCAGGTCATTTAGGTTTAAGTAACCTAATTATGTTCTATGATGCGAATGATATTCAATTATCAACAACTGTAGAAGAAGTAACAACTGAGGATACAGCTAAGAAATACGAAGCATGGCACTGGAATGTAATCACAATTGATGGCAATGACCCCGAGGCAATACGTTCAGCATTAAAAGCAGCAAATTCTGAAAAAGAAAGACCGACACTAATTATTGGTAAAACAGTAATGGGTAAAGGAGCGATTGATCAAGAGGGACAAAGTTTTGAAGGAAAATGTTCAACTCATGGTCAGCCTTTATCAAATTCAGGAGCAAGTTTCTCAGAAACAATAAAGAAATTAGGAGGTAACCCTGAAGATCCATTCCAAATTTTTGATGAAGTGAAGGCTCATTATGCAGAAGTAATTAAGAAGAAACAAGCTGCTGCTGATGAGAGAAAAGCTCAAGAAGAAGGGTGGAGTAAAATGTATCCTGAATTAGCAAACAAATTAGTTTCATTCTATGATCGAAAAAATACGGTTGTAGATTGGTCAAATATCACTCAAACTGAAGGTGTAGCTACTAGAGCAGCCTCAGGTAAAGTACTTGCTCACTTAGCGACTAGAGTTGAAAATATGATTGTTGCTTCTGCAGATTTAGCAGATTCAGATAAAACAGAAGCATTTTTAAAGAAAACAACTGCCTTTAAAAAGAATGATTTTAAAGGAGCATTCTTACAAGCAGGAGTGTCTGAGTTAACAATGGCTGCAATAGCAGTTGGAATGGGGTTACATGGAGGTGTTATTCCTGTCTGTGCAACATTCTTTGTATTCTCAGATTATATGAAACCAGTAATTAGAATTGCTTCATTAATGCAAACTCCTGTGATTTTCATGTGGACACATGATTCATTTAGAGTAGGTGAAGATGGACCAACTCACCAACCTATTGAGCAAGAAGCACAACTAAGGTTATTAGAGCAATTAAAAAATCATCACGGTCAACGAAGCTTCTTAGCATTACGCCCTGCGGATGCATATGAAACAACAAATGCATGGAAGTTAGCCGTAGAAAGTGCAGATAGACCTGTTGGTTTAATCTTCTCTCGTCAGAATATTCCTGCAATAGCTTCAGAAGAGCAACGTCTGAAAGATGCTGAATTCTTAAATAAAGGAGGTTATTCTGTATTGGAATTAGGAGGAAGCACTGATGTACAATTAATTGCTAATGGTTCTGAGGTCTCTACTTTATCATCTGTAGCTGTACTTCTAAATAAAAACTATGGTTTAGGAATTAAAGTGATTTCTGTACCATCAGAAGGTTTATTTAGAGATCAAGACAAAGAATACCAAGAAGAGGTATTGGACAAAAATATTCCGACTTTTGGTTTAACGGCAGGGTTACCGGTTACACTAGCAGGATTGGTTGATATTAATAACATCCACGGTTTAACTCACTTTGGATATTCTGCTCCTGCAGCTACTTTGGATCATGAATTTGGTTATACACCGGATAGAGTGGTAGAATGGTTATTACCTCAATTACAAAATGAAGGGATAGTAGAAATGGATCTATCGAAGTAAGATCTGATAGTTATCTAATAAATTAAAGTCGTTTATGCTTAGGTGTAAACGACTTTTTGTATTTTAAGAAGAGAGAAATAAAAAAAAGGTTATCCTATTTCTAGAATAACCTTTACTTGGTAGCGGGGACCAGACTCGAACTGATGACCTTCGGGTTATGAGCCCGACGAGCTACCAACTGCTCCACCCCGCACTATTTTTCTTAAATGCTTGGCAAAAGTAGAGGATTATTTTTTATAAAAAAAATTATTCTGCAACTTTATTACAAACAAAATTAAATACGATGATTAGATCAAAATTAGCCTTTATCACAGTAGCACTATTATTATTTCTTTCTTGTCAGAATGTGAATAAGACTTCATACCCTAAAGAACTAATAGCAACTTGGACGGTCAGTGAAATACAAGACAAACAGGTGACATTAATTAATCATGGTGAAGATTTACCAGCCAAAAGAGGGGGTAGAAATATTTATGAAATACTTAAAAAAGGAAAATTAAATCGTACAACTTTAGGAAGTAATGATAAACCTATCCAAGAAAGTGGGGTTTGGTCATTTAATTCTAAAGAACAAATGTTGACATTTGTAGTAAATGATGAATCTACTCAATACTACGTTCAATTATTAACAAATGATAAGTTGGAACTCAAACAAACAGGTGAGTGATTACGTTTAATTAGAAATCAAAGGAATTATTATCAGTACACGGTTTAATGAAGCTTAAAAACAAATTATTAGTTCTTGCTTCTTTATTATTTTTTTCGACAGCGATTTATCAAAGTTGTAAAAATACAGAAGACAAAGAACAGCAGCAGACAGAAGATGTTTTAGCTGTTGCAGAAGACTATCATACTTCTGTTGATCTACCTTATCCGGATTCAATCTTTGTGGGGACACAAACTTGTAGATCTTGTCATGAGGAAGAGTACCACCAATGGAAAGGATCTGATCATGATATGTCAATGAAAAAGGCAACGAAGGAAACCGTTTTGGGTAACTTCAATAATGCTCGCTTCTCTGACAATAATGTGAAGAGTAGATTTTTCATGAAAGGAGACAAATATTTTGTCAATACTCAAGGACCTGATGGTAAAAACCATGATTACGAGGTATTGTATACATTTGGTATCCGCCCTTTACAAAACTATATGGTTGAAATGGAAAAAGGGAAGATCCAAGTGATCAGAGAAACATGGGATAGTGAAAAGAATAAATGGTTTAACCAACATGATGACATGGATGACATTCAGCATTATGAATGGTTACACTGGGCGAATGGAGGTGGTAATTGGAACACCATGTGTGCAGACTGCCACTCTACGAATGTTCGTAAAAACTATGATTTCGAAAATGATTCTTTTGATACAAAATGGGCTATTATCAACGTAAGTTGTGAAGCTTGCCATGGACCAGGTAAAGCACATGTTGACTTTGCAAATTCAAAAGATTTTGAAGAGAAAAAAGACTTTGTAGAAGGCCTATATATTGAACAATTCAAAAAAGACGAAGACCAAAGAACATTGGTAGAATCTTGTGCGCCTTGTCACTCAAGAAGATCTCAATTAGTTCAGAATGCAAAGTTTGCTCAAAATTTCTATGATCAGTATGCACCAGAGATCTTGAGAGAAAATATGTACTATCATGATGGGCAGATTTTAAATGAGGTATATGTTTATGGTTCATTTATTCAATCTAAAATGTATCATGAAGGTGTAAAATGTACTGACTGTCATGATCCTCATAAAGCTGAATTAAAGTTTAAAGACTTAAACAAAGTATGTGCTTCATGTCATGAACCAAAGACTT is from Flammeovirga agarivorans and encodes:
- the fsa gene encoding fructose-6-phosphate aldolase yields the protein MKFFIDTANLGDIAQAYDMGILDGVTTNPSLMAKENIVGNANIKAHYAKICDIVEDKVSAEVLSTDLEGMIKEGEELAAISPKIVVKIPMIKDGLKAIKHFSKKGIRTNCTLIFSAGQALLAAKAGATYVSPFIGRLDDVSQDGMLLIEEIKEIFSQYPELNTEILAASVRHTMHLLKCAKVGADVATCPLSVFEALLNHPLTDKGLAQFIEAAKTMQEESALV
- a CDS encoding xylulokinase, with the translated sequence MQFLGLDIGSSSVKVSVTDEIGKVIVSAQYPEKEMKIDAPQPGFAEQDPEMWWDAIKKAIEQLKKDPAFKGDELGAIGITYQMHGLVIVDNKKEVIRPSIIWCDSRAVEIGQEAFEAIGEANCLKQFMNSPGNFTASKLKWVKENEPENFKKIHKFMLPGDYINMKLTGEINTTISGLSEGILWNFKHNRLNTELLEHYGIPFNLVADYKEVFTEHGKVSSQIALELGIKEGIPVTYKAGDQPNNAFSLNVVNPGEIAATGGTSGVVYGVTDEVKYDPKSRVNPFAHVNHTEDTLRLGVLLCINGTGIANSWLQKNIAGNMDYEAMNVAAVKSPIGAKGVVYLPFGNGAERVLENNNVGAHYLNLDFNRHSTNELIRATQEGIVFSFQYGIEVMQEMGLKPAVIRAGYANMFMSPLFRQTLANITGAPIELLDTDGARGAAIGGAVGVKHFSSLEDAFQSLNVIETIYPNIDEVEETKLAYQNWKKMLLNILDKEPQMV
- a CDS encoding transketolase family protein encodes the protein MKNINTQAADNIRILAAAMVEKAKSGHPGGAMGGADFIEILYSEFLNFDPKDPSWHARDRFFLDPGHMSAMLYGQLSLLNCFSMEELKQFRQWGSPTSGHPEVDVHRMIENTSGPLGQGHVFAVGSAISERFLQSRFGKTVEHKTYAYISDGGIQEEISQGAGRIAGHLGLSNLIMFYDANDIQLSTTVEEVTTEDTAKKYEAWHWNVITIDGNDPEAIRSALKAANSEKERPTLIIGKTVMGKGAIDQEGQSFEGKCSTHGQPLSNSGASFSETIKKLGGNPEDPFQIFDEVKAHYAEVIKKKQAAADERKAQEEGWSKMYPELANKLVSFYDRKNTVVDWSNITQTEGVATRAASGKVLAHLATRVENMIVASADLADSDKTEAFLKKTTAFKKNDFKGAFLQAGVSELTMAAIAVGMGLHGGVIPVCATFFVFSDYMKPVIRIASLMQTPVIFMWTHDSFRVGEDGPTHQPIEQEAQLRLLEQLKNHHGQRSFLALRPADAYETTNAWKLAVESADRPVGLIFSRQNIPAIASEEQRLKDAEFLNKGGYSVLELGGSTDVQLIANGSEVSTLSSVAVLLNKNYGLGIKVISVPSEGLFRDQDKEYQEEVLDKNIPTFGLTAGLPVTLAGLVDINNIHGLTHFGYSAPAATLDHEFGYTPDRVVEWLLPQLQNEGIVEMDLSK